The genomic interval tctcgaagttctatgtaagctctagaaaaacaaaatcccggacgtttgtgaaattccgcccggacattttgtTAAGTCTAGAAAAGagccgggtaaaagaggacgtctggtcactctaaCATTGTTTACTGCATGACTAGATCTAGAGCCACAATCAGCTTGAGTACACTCAAATATATAAAcgtataaaacaaattaaaggacaataaatattttttagagAAAAATATTCGTCTTTGTCTGATATTGTGTGATGATGGTGTGGGTAGATAAAGTGTGCTACAAGTTCTTGCTCAAAGATAAATTGGAATTGTAGCAGGCAGTTTGACATAATATACTTTGGTATGAATTTTTTAATGAAGGAGCTTGACTGACAAGAAACAAAAGAACTGTTGACCCTTAAGATCTGAAATAAGCCGGCTGACAACCTGTGAAATATGtacttttctttctcattttataatataatagatTTAAAGTGAATTATTCGGTTTTAACAATACATGACTAATGTAAATATCTTCCCAGATAATACTAACTGAAGTATTCTCCATTCCTGGTTGGAGCATCCCAGATGGATTAGGCCTGTGAAGAAAGGGAGGAAGATGTATTGCAAAATGGTCAAAATATGTTAAACTGACTCTGAACTCCAACAAGACATTACTCAAAGGCTTTTCTCTATGAGACAAACCCAGTGACACCAAGTTCTTGTTTAACATCGACTCCTCCGCCTCACACAAAGTGGACGAGACTCGGTCTGGACTGTAGACTCCAGTGACAGAAATCGATTgacaggaaaaagaaagagagatatttACACTTGCATTCAGGACTAAAACGTCTGCTTGTACATAGGTTTAAAATATGTAGCCTCAAATCAAAATGCTAAGCTTCACTGCATGAGAAACCAGTCATCCATGGAAAGATATAAATGTTCCTCAAATAAGGGCATGCTGGCAGTAGTCTCTATGAATCTGTCAGTCCTTATTTCTATATTAAGCACCACGTCTTGCTCCTTAATCTTACTGGATTTGTCAGAGCAAAACAGCATGACTCAAAAGCACCAAATATATACAGTATGCAAAATGGAGCAGACTGCTAACATTACTGCTTAATGCCAAAAATTCCAAAGTGTTTTTCCAAGTAAAATGTACTTTAAAGAGCACAAAAGAGCAGGTGTTCATTTAATAAATTGGGTACATAGAACGCTTCATTACAGACCTCTGGAGCATTTCTGAATAAAGGCAGAACCACTATAGCATCTTTCCAAGAAAAGTGATGTTGCACAACGAGTGAATTTCACATAAGGATGCAACCCAGGTTTATATACAGTGCTTCTTTCTCTGTCAGTGTATTGATGAGTTTGAGTTAAAGTGATTCATGTTACTGTgtccctccaaaaaaaaaaaaaaaaaaaaaaaaaaaaaaggagacgGTTTCAGTGCAGATGGAGCATGTTCTAGCGAGAGTAAAGGAAAGTTCAGTGAGGTTTTTGAGATTTGTGCCACGCCCTGGCCTCGGCTGACCTCTTCCCTATGGGCTActgtcaccatggcaaccacTCCAGTCCAGACACAGGAGGAGTAAAGGCTGGATGCTTCAAAACCTACATGACTGTGCCATCGCCCATTTCCTCAACACCACATTTAGATGACACTGATCCTTAACTTTAACACAAAGCATTCCTTTAAACTGCATTTTACTTTATGACTGAATCCAATAGCCAGAAGCATATTCTTTTTCTAAATTCCAGCTGAATATGGACATGGCTGacggttttatatatatatatatatatatataaaacaaaatggaggaaaaaCCATCTCAATAAAGGCAAGGCCTAGAACGAGGCCAAATAAAACGTTATAAAGCTTTAAATattgacacaaacaaacacagaaagagGCTTGTATTTACTCgaaacatttacaaataaatatttaaattttgtttttctaaatttCAAATGATGGTAACTTGGAAATCCTATGAAGTGAGAAGTTTCACAGATCAGAGCTTAAGAATAGCCAAGATCAAGATTGCAGCTACTTTGCACTTGGAGAAATGGCTGAAATGGtggacagcaaaaaaaaaaagttacgttttttttctcttcagtccaaaaagaaaacaaaacgaGCACTTAATGTCCTTCAGAATTAAGAAATGGCAAGCTAGTGAGCTGTTAGCAATCCCTCAGTTCTCATTATTTCCTGCACCATGTCATGTCTGTGCTGCAGTCAGTTCACTTTCGAAAAACCCTTTCTATatgcacaaatttaaattaatatttacagaaCCCCTAATGAAAGGATGAAAAAAACGATTATGTGCCAGATTTCATCTCCCATTCCTGCAAGACACAAAACAGTCAATCTGTCAGTTTCAGGTAGAAGGGGAATATAAACAAGGTCATTTGCATGCTGTAGTATGTGCTGAACTGCAATGGCATAGACCCAAGCCTACTGTACTGCagctaatatataatatatagcgCATGCACAGTTACTCAATATGAAATACGCAAGCCGTCCTTTAAGACCTGACACTCAAAGCAGAAgacaaaaactgaaataaattgtTTCATGCACAAAAACCCCTCTcgataaataaaatgaaagtgtgtgtgcgaGTTTGTATAATGTGTGTAATGCGTCTCACCTTGGCCTTTCTCAGGACATGTCCACGAACTGGTGAGGATTTCTGTGGCACTTGGCGACGCAGTAATGAGGCGCTGTTGACCGGCAGTGAACATGTCTCAGTGTCGCTTGTGTCACAGCTGGAGATGGGCGAGTTATCCACTGTGCGCTTCATGAGAACTGGAGACTGcacacacagaataaacactTCTTATAAACTTCTAACAAAGAAATACACTACTTCCATGTAAGTGACCTCAGCTCAGATTTGTCCAGAATTGGCCAGATGTACCTCTGAGAACATGCTCAAGCCAAAAtcctaaaaatacatttaaagccAAAGATGTTCAGAGTATTCCTACTTGTCCTTTCAGGAAATTCATGATTTTTACACAATATAAAGAATGTGATTGGTTTGAATAATGTACAGATTTACATGTTGGTTTTACATGACAATGAGAATCTGGTTTGCACCTGGAACTAGTCCAAAATCTTAGCTTCTGTGAGTTTCTGTGTAATATTTCGTATGTTTCAGTGTATAGTTATGTTCTTGAAGACTCAGTGCAGACCTGTGGACTGGAGCTGCTGGTCTTGGGTTCAATGGTCAGGCCAAGAGTGACCCCACCATTCAAAGCCTTCTTCAGACTCTCTTTCACCTCTGTTAGCTCAAGTTCCATGTTCACTCGCTCCTCTTCCTTTAGCTTACACTCATCCTCCACCTTCTTCAGCCGCTCTGTCAGAGAGGCCAGGGCGCGCTTCCCTGAAGAGGACACCAACGTTTTAGTCTTTCCTTTATATGAGAACATGTGGAGATATTAGTAAATTAAGACATGTATATGATGATGCCCATATTACTGTTTAAGTAAGTGAGAtggatttttactttttgtAAATTTCTTAAGGAATTAAGACTGTCTGCTGGTCTCATGAACATGGATTAATTCTAGAAAACTGAATTACAACATAAATGGCGATTTACAATGAATCTTTTTTAGGCCAGGAAGCAAgcttgctttgtttttgtttctcaccAGGATTGTTCTCGAGAGCAGTTCGCAGGTCTCTCCTTTCCTTCTTCAGGTGCATCAGACGGTTCCTAATCTCCTGCTTTCTTTTCAGCAGCTCTTCTTCTTTTGCCTGGAGTTTCTTAGCATCTGCCTCCACTCTGTTCTTTCCATACTTGTACTGATCCACACCTACCAAAGATCACAATCAAATTGAATCATTAGTGTATACACAGTATGTTTCTCATTTGGAAAGTTTTTCTGTTTCATGTGAGAGTATTGATCATCACTGCCAGACAAAATCCTtgtgaagaaggaaaaaaaaaacattttgaccAATATTGACTATTTCATAATGAAAATTTCCCACAATGCAAATAGTCTGTGTTTACAAGGGTCCAAAAAACGACAAAAAATGGAGGCATAAGTGTCTGTTCTGACAGCAATGTTATATTACACTGCTGTGCTTCTATTTTGCAAGAGTTCATGTTCAGCACTAAAAGACAGACTGAGGATTTATATCATCCAAATATTTAAGTGGCTGGTAGAGTGGGCCATTAAATTGTTTGAGTAAAAGTGATGCTCTGAGTGAGCCTGTGTCTGGTGGGGATTTTTGGGGTGACTGAGTTTACTAAGCAGTATTAGGGCCTGTCCACACAAACCCCGGACTGCAATTTCCACATTCCGGCATTTTCCACATGTTTGTGTGGCTTCTTTTTCCTTGAAAGAGATCATTGGTGGAATAGCTGGGAGAATGTGTGTAGACAAGATGTCTGCATAGGTTAGAATGTGCAAATTCTGCGCTATATTAATGAAATATGGGCTAATTTCAAGATTGCTCTGTCTCAACAACACATGATCTTACTTGTAATACTGCATTCTTACTTGAATTGTTGCGTTTGACTGGTATTGACCCATTGGTTCCATTGGCTTTCCTGGGTTGATTCTTGTCCAGCTTCAGTTTGGCTGCCAACCCATTGGAGGCTGTGGTTTTCTTTCCCTTCATCTGATTAGCAGAGAGTAGATACAGTCAGATGAAAATAACTCACCAGCTATGTTTTTTCAGACAGAGAAAAATATAATTGACTAAATATTCTAACTTCTTAACTATCTCAGTCTTTATTTGATTTGTATCAAGAAAAGTACGAAATAAGTAAGTAGTCCTTTCATATTCCGTCGACAATACGAACGGTTGGGAAcaaattgatttaaaaatgtaataatatattaaaaaggtCAAATAAGAGTGACTAAAGCTAATTACATGCTACTAAACTGCAGGCTTGATGCTGCTTTGCCAATGATCCACAAAAAATCTGCTTTAATCTACCACATTAATCATATTAAGCTTCGGATCAGACAAAGATTACACAGGGAAGTGATTAGCATCTCTCTGCATAATGTACTTTGTGGTCGGTGGTCCGAAGCTAATGCTACATCGGACTGAGAACACTAAGAACAACATAGAAGTATCAAAGGCTTCTTTTAAAACCACATGCAGTGCAACCCATATGGGTTTTCAGCTGTTTTCAACTGCCAATAGTACTGCAAGAATAACGGCACACTTCTGATATTATTGTTGGctaataaagttttaaacacCACTCAGTTTGTATATGACCATATGCACAAGTACAGACATCACATAGTGTGACCACTCAGCTCTCAGAagctaaatgtaatattgtTACGAAACATTTGGTTGCAGTTAGCTCACAGCGCTAAGTTCACATCCGTTACCCAACTCAAATCTCTACTAAGACTCAATTCATCATTCAGTTCCTTGTTCAGCAATGTAACCAAACTAAACTAAAAAAGATTTCATGCATTAACTCTATTATAACAAACCAGGGAAGTTCATTGAGGTCAATTCGTTTAAAATCACTGAACAGATCATCTCAGCTTTGCTTAAagaatattttaacatttcGGTTAAGTTTGAATTGCTTGTTTGATATCAAGGATTTTCATAACAGTGGTGATGGGAACCAGACATcctactaaaaataaaaaaatataacacgAATTGGTTACCAATACGATGCCAGGGCCATTATTTTATAATACATCTAGATATCGTTTAACAGTATTTCTGGACCTAGCCTTTGGTCAGATAgatacattcattatctataagcgcttatccatgtgagggttgcggtgggtccagagcctacctggaatcattgggcataggaatacaccctggagggggcgccagtcatttacagggcaacaaagacacacacaaagactcacacctacggacacttttgagtcgccaatccacccaccaacgtgtgtttttggactgtgggaggaaacccacgcagacacagggagaacacaccacactcctcacagacagtcacccggagcgggaatcgaacccacaaccctcgTTGTGGGTTCGttgtgagctgtgtgactgcgacacttcctgctgcgccacggtTCCACCCCAGATAGATACATGTAACGTTTATTATGCCCATGATAAAGCAAAGCAGTAGCTTACATTTAAAACTAACTTCAAACAGCGGTATCTGTATTGTAAAGACTGCTTGTTCCCTATCACCACTGTAAAGATATCTTCACATAAAACTATTCCGAAGAACTTCAGTTACATTTAAATTCTCAGATTATCCAGAAATTTGGACTTTTCAGTTATTCCGGCCAACAGAACATGCTAGATTTGTATCTTCATTAGTTTCTGAGACACTGACACGTGGCCCAATTAATTTTAGTTGAATTATTACAACACATTGCAGCATAATTCTGTCCCGTTTATCCATACTGGTGCAACACCTCTGCACTATTTGATTTCTATTTTTCCATGAAATTGACTCATTGTTTCAAATTTACAAAAGTTTATAGGACTATACAGACATGCAGAGAAAAGCACAGAGTGTTATAAGCAAGAGTATGTTAATCACCTGAGAGTTAGTATTAGaagcagaggaagaggaagatgaggaagACAGGGCTTTAGAGGAGACAGGTGTGTTGTAGTGGTTAGCTGCCAGTTTTGGAGAAGGCATGTTTTCATAGAGGTCATCATTCTCATAGTGAACCTCTTCGTGTAAATAAGCACAGGGGGAGAACTGCACATCTCGCTCTATCTGAGAGGAGGAGCAGGCCAGAAAGGGCAGAGGTCAACAGCAAAAGAAATTTTTATAGTTAGATGATGAATGGtccaaatgtttacattttggagACATGAGATCCGGTTTCATTCCAACAGCAAGAATATGCACAAGAAGTTATGAGAGCACTgaattacaatgtaaacacaataATGAATCCCTGTATTTGAAACACTTTAAGTTACAAGGTCAAAACATTGAGTGTGTAAGTTTACTCAGTAACAGACCACTATGTATGTGAAATCATACCGATCCATTGATGCAGGGGACATCGTCGTAGTGCAAAGCCACTCCAGAGGGACGGGCGTAGCCATTCACTGGATTATCCAGATATGGGTTTGGAGAAACAGCTCTCTTACTAGTGaaactaaaaaaacaaatttaattattaaaaacctCAGGCAATTAACAAAATCAAATAGTCCAAAAAAAgattcaattattttttaattaatgaaaaacAGTAAGTAAATCTTCCCACCAAAAAGTGCTTATTTATCATTGGTCACATTTTATGTGGAACTCATGGCTGCTGAAGAATCAGACTGCTCTGAACTCCCAGAATGGAGATAATGGCTGAATGCTCCTTCAAAGTTTGTACAAACTCATTATGCTCACTGCCTCAGAGTCTTGCTGCTTACCAGAAGGATTGCTTGGCAAGCTGAATGACATTGGCAGTGGTCTCCACATCTATGTAGTCATAGTGAAGGGCAGCGGGGTCAGTGGTAGAGCCTGTTTCTGCTAGTAAAACCCCAAGCCACCGTCCCATACTCTCAGAGGAGGAGGCCTGAAAGAATTTGCAAAACAGGAGAATCAGTAAATCCAAAAAAacgaataaaaataaatgtatgctAAATTTAGGATGAAATCAAAACATATCATAAGTATGGAGATCTCCTTAAGAAAAAACAACTGTGGGAACCAGAAGAATGGCATCTGTGCTGCACACATCTATCACACACTAAATCCAGGATGacaaagacattcattcattatctataacctcTTATCCACTACAGGgtcaaggcgggaacacaccctggaggggacgccagtcattcacaaggcaacatacacacacacaggcactttctgagacgccaatccacctaccaacatgtgtttttggactgtgggaggaaaccggagcacccggaggaaacccacgcagacacaggcagaacacaccacactcctcacagacagtcacccggaggaaacccacgcagacaaagggagaacacaccacactcctcacagacagtcacccggaggaaacccacgcagacacaggaagaacacaccacactcctcacagacagtcacccggaggaaacccacgcagacacagggagaacacaccacactcctcacagacagtcacccggaggaaacccacgcagacacagggagaacacaccacactcctcacagacagtcacccggagcgggattcgaacacacaagctgtgtgactgcgacacttcctgctgcgccactctTGACAAAGACATGTTTTACTCAGTTTGTACTAAGACCGTtgcaataatttaattaaataaatctaTGATGAAACTCTTGTGGCTCAGGTTTCAGACTGTCTTGGTACTTCATATCAATATACTGTGCATTTATGAATTTGGATAATACACAAAACTTAGTAAAAGACTTGAGAAGGCAGGGGAGGAGTCCACGGCAGAGAGCATACGTCACTGAGCAGTAGAAAGCAGTCATGGAAGAGTGGCAGGTGGCAGGGTGGTGTAAAAAATGTATCACAGGAAAATGAACAGAGAGGGTAGGGTTTTTAGGACATGGACTGTGTAAGAGGTGGAGTTTCCACCATGGTTCCTCCACCAAAATTATATATCTATTTTTATGTATGGAAACAAGCATTTGCAGATTGAATAAATCACCACTGTTGAACAAAACTTTGCATCTCCAAAATGggaataatcatttttaacttttattgAAAAGAAGTGAGGGGAAAAACTGACACTGTGTAAACAGCAGCTGAAATATTCATGgtctaaaaatatttaattcatgaaaacacaaaatggAGTGATGTAAATTACGATGAAGCACTTTACCTCTAGCACAGCCACCTCCTGTCCATTCCTCAGGAGCCTGAAAGCAAACGGGTGTTTCGAATCCAGTCCTGGAATG from Hoplias malabaricus isolate fHopMal1 chromosome 3, fHopMal1.hap1, whole genome shotgun sequence carries:
- the afap1 gene encoding actin filament-associated protein 1 isoform X2 — encoded protein: MTDINGKAMEELVAELRVFLELLDREYLSAAVREKKQQIYNILHRVMSAKEPPYKAEIHSSLPAPPQMPLPEIPHPWLPPDNGPPPLPSSSLPEGYYEEAVPLSPGKAPEYITSNYDSDAMSSSYESYDEEEEDGKGQKMRLQWPSEEASMDLVKDARICAFLLRKKRFGQWTKLLCVIKDNKLLCYKSSKDQTPQMELSLPGCSITHIPKDSKKKKHELKIVHQGADPLVLAVHSKEQAEEWLKVMKEVCANGIGAVDTDGAVSGSPVHKVELEKKLSCDRPSSDGEPNHENGIPEGKDPAKGKKSNKSEQKGTVGKGAGKKITKIISLGKKKPSTDEQTSSAEEDVPTCGYLNVLSNNRWRERWCRLKDNQLLLHKDREDLKTHMASLPLRGCEVIPGLDSKHPFAFRLLRNGQEVAVLEASSSESMGRWLGVLLAETGSTTDPAALHYDYIDVETTANVIQLAKQSFCFTSKRAVSPNPYLDNPVNGYARPSGVALHYDDVPCINGSIERDVQFSPCAYLHEEVHYENDDLYENMPSPKLAANHYNTPVSSKALSSSSSSSSASNTNSQMKGKKTTASNGLAAKLKLDKNQPRKANGTNGSIPVKRNNSSVDQYKYGKNRVEADAKKLQAKEEELLKRKQEIRNRLMHLKKERRDLRTALENNPGKRALASLTERLKKVEDECKLKEEERVNMELELTEVKESLKKALNGGVTLGLTIEPKTSSSSPQSPVLMKRTVDNSPISSCDTSDTETCSLPVNSASLLRRQVPQKSSPVRGHVLRKAKEWEMKSGT